The genomic window tgaatttgaaaagaagagaaatctcaggctttcctttatcacctgttctctgtttatagtctgtttctggctttggcttcaaatctttggcagataatctatctgtgtaaatggaccgttatgctgggtttacacggaacgattatcgtgcgaatttgcacgataacaatcgaattcgaacgataatcgtacgtgtaaacgcggcgaacgatcgaacgacgagcgagaaatcgttcattttgatcttttaacaggttcttaaatcgtcgttcgcaaaaaaattcgctgatcgctccgtgtaaacagtcgtcgcgcgatagtccggccgcccgccgctcACAGCCCCGcctgccgcccggccccccgctcatccgcagccccctgcgccggctcgatcgctgccgccgccgctctgatcaccacccccgccgcgccgatcgctacccccgccgccactctgatcgccgCCGTCGCCGCCaatccgatcgccacccccgccgccgccgctctgatcgcccccgccaCCCCGGCcgcgaccatacgttacctgctccgcgtagcaggtcttccacatctccggctcccctcttcagtgcactgattggctgaagaggggagccgggaattttaaacggctcctcttcagccaatcagtgctcctcttcagcactgattggctgaaggggagccgtttgaaattcccgacacctctcttcagccaatcaatgcaaggcaggaCTGAtttgctgaagaggagccgtttgaaattcccggctcccctcttcagccaatcaatgcaaggcagcactgattggctgaagaggggagccaggaatttcaaatggctcctcttcagccaatcagtgcagccgggcattgattggctgaagaggggagcctggaatttcaaacggctccccttcagccaatcagtgctgaagacgagcactgattggctgaagaggagccgtttgaaattaccGGCTCAtcttttcagccaatcaatgcgctgaagaggggagccggggatttgaagacctgctacgcggagcaggtaacgtatgctgtgGGCGGGGGGGCCGGGCCGGgctgggccgggctgcgggcgcgcgatcgcaaaacgattttttcgtacaatatatcgtaccgtctaaacgctgatcgttataaaaaaaaaaaacgttacttcgaaattgttaatcgtgcgatcgggccaattattgctccgtgtaaacttagcatcacTCAGTCAATCTCTGACCACAGAAGTGTCCCACCCCTACCAGTGAATGATTGGGCATTTCCTGCGTGTCAACATAATAATGGGCGCTAGTACCAGGGCTCCTTTAGAATGTTAGTGGTGAGGGATCAGGCagatgaattattatttttttttttttagggcacTCTGTCCTCTTCAAAACCTTTGCttagacaaccactttaaatttGCTAATGTCAAAGTACTGTGTCCTTGTTGCAATTACAGTCTGCCCTagggcttgtcagtaatttttgggGCGCAGATGTCCATAAAACTATGGACAGTTCGAACAGCCCAATAGAAAACAATGAGCCCTACATTTGTCCATCATTGTGGCTAAGCAATTACGGACAAACTTACAGGACGTGTAAATGTAACCTTAGACTGTTCTTTATTTTGATAACACAACAACTGAACAATAGTGTGTATGAGTAGTTATTCGCTGAAAGCTGTTACAGTcagtgttccctttaagctgcgagGCCATACAACCTAAAGAGGAGCCCTGCTCACTGCTGCCCACTCAGCTCGGGATCTCTGAGCTGCAGCTGGCAAAACTCATTGTATCTGCCTACTTCTCCAGACACAGTCAAATGGAAGAGCGGGCGCTCTAAGTACCCGTCTGCCATTCATTCTCATCAACTGCAGGAACCTCAGTCCTGCAGCCTATGAGAAGCAGGAATGAGATTGCCCAGTATTGGATGGCACAGTGCTATGATGTCATAGACTAAGGTACTGACTTTACTGTGTTACGTTTTTGGTTTGTCCAACTTTGCTCTAATATTGCCCAGCTCTATTGCCATTctgctcagcagtggctgcagctTGCAGGAAACTTTGGGTATAATGTCACATTAGTATGTGTGGAGAATCATGATATGACACAAGTATGTGTGTGTTAACTGTGGTTTTACAGCAGTGCATGCTTGTTTTGATAAGCTGCAATGtattataatgtatatactgtgtgtataggcTCGGATCTGTATGGATGATGTCAATAATGAGTATTCATAGGCTACAGCCTATTCTGATAACGtcattatactgtgtgtaggctgtagtatatagtgacGTCACAATGTTTGCATAAGTTTATATGCTGCACTTGGCCATGaccacacatcttttttttagATGTTTGACAGAGGTGTTTTTAGACGGACGTCATCTTAAacccaaataacggccattattccacaagtaacggccattgttttaaaataacgtctgttatttgggCTCAAAATTATGACCGCCTAAAAAAAATTATGGCTGTCCAAAGAAAGATGTTGTATCGCCTTGGCCTAATTGTAAAGAtaacaaaataaagtgttttatGGAAGTATACTGACGGCAGTACACTTGTCTATGTCACATAAATATGTTTTTGTAGACAAGGATATAGTGTAATGTCACATAAATACAACTCTTTTTTTCAAGAAATAGTGTTAAGCAGTATACTCACCATGCACTCATACCATTGGGATCACTTACAACACGCTTTGCGCATTTCACAGATTCAGTTATATCATCAGACAGTAATGCTGTTAAACATTAtaaaaaatagaatttacaaGTCCCATTATGGTTGTAGTAAATGCTCTAATATTTATAATCTTACTAATATAAATTTGCATCTATCTTTATTTGCATAATATTGCCTGATAGTAGCCAAAATATATTCAATTACATATATTATTAATGAGCGTACAATTTGTACTGAAGTTATTTTATTTATCCTATTTATCTGTCATAGCTGTGGTCTGTGGTAACTGGCCACATGGCACACTATCACaatttgtgaacccagccttatacaggcttacaaaaacatggccactttcctccagaaacagcacaactctttaCTCCAGTTTATGCTGGATTTGCAGCTCATACTTTTTATGCTGTGTCTGTCACTATGTGGTACAGctcattttttttctacattataaGCTAGGCTAGTTTTGTTATATTATCTGTACATATAAAGGGATATTCTGAATTAATTCAAAAACAAACGGTTGTTTGTTAGGGCTGTAAAATAATACACTACACTGTACTCCCTTTGCCTGTCCCAGTATCGGCGCTCTGGCCTGCTGTTTCAGTGACTGGCTGCGGTGTATTTAGAATGTCATCAGAAGAGCCAAGACAGTGCTTCATCAGGGTAATTAAACAAAGATGGAACATGCAAACACTGGATGAGGCAAGGGGAGTCTATGTTATGTATGTCTTTTACTTTTAGCACATAATATACTGCTGGGAACAGGTGGTAGTTTATTGTGTTTAAAGTAAAAGAGGCAAAACTTCTACAAGAGTCTTCTGCTCTCTGTTACTTTCTTCCGTCCCAtattgtacagtactgtataagatcaTGTTATTAGTCctattattaaaagaaaaaaaatagtagtCTCACTTTTAACTCCTTACCTTGGCAGTTGATGTTGCAAGCATTGTGAGATCTGGGGGTTTTGTAATCATTACACCACCATCGACTGTTTATCTGAAGAATGCCATAGTCAGTACTGTTGTCACCTCGGTTGAAGTTTATGCTGGCTGTGTTAAAGGAGCTCTCGTAGAATGCAGTGCAAACCCCTGCAGTGATTTTAGTTTCAAGAACAAATGTTTGAACCATATATAATTATCTTAATGGAAAACCAACAGCAGGttggaagcatctaacctgctatgtcATGTCTCTATAGTGCACGGGGCACTGAGGTTGaatgtaagtttcttaccttgatcctcattgctgttttttgtgtacattgtagtgtaatccatatgctaatgagggtagtttggtaagaaacttaccttcatcctcagcaccccatgcgctGTGGAAACATAAAAGGTTTGATCCTTCTAAACGGATGTTAGTTTCCCTTCAAATATCAATTATAGCATAGGCACATAATATTACTACTAATAATCACAATATTTGTAGTATTTTTCTGCACAAGCCAGTTAAATTTATTTCTTTAACTATTGTATCAGGGTTAGGGCTTCATTAGGTATTGCAGGCATACAATATATCAAGGAGTGgtgtctttaaaaataaaaataaatcaataaaacacaACCTGCCACTACACCCCGCAGTTGCCATCCCAACAGCAATCGATCCCTGCTGCTCAAGGCTTCCTTTACGTTTTTTTTACTTGAGGAAATGCCCACACAGCCAATTTCTTGATAAGACTGGCATTttcttagatatatatatatttttttagaataAAGCTTATTAACAATCTCCTAGGTGCAACAAGTGCAAAATGGTGCAACATTTGAAGTggaatttattaagactggcatactcatacaccagtcttaaataaagccccgcccccaagcaCCCTGGCAGATCTACAACAGGTGCAGAAATGTACACCAGCActggagcaggtatagatttttgcCATGAATAACATCTGCTAGCAAGTGCAAATAATGAGAAATCAGGTGCGCTCCCCTACCTGCCCATCAGGTGAACAGGGTGTAAGTCggggaaaaggggcagatttttACTAagaatttatagaaaaaaaattatatttttaataatatCTGAAAATAGtccataataaaaattttcaaaaagaaaaatttaaaccAGTGTAAGGGCCAGGATATGGAGATGCAAGGCAATATTTTTTAGCAAAACAAAACTCTATAAATTGTTTATCATTGTAACCTTACCCACAGAATAAAGTTTACATGTCTGTTTTACCACATTGTGAATGGCATAAAATGGACCCAGCCCCGGTATCCAATATTGCTGTATTATTCATtgtaagtaataaaaaaataatacttcATAACCACTTGCAGCTGCGGTGACGCAATTCCCTTCTGCAGGAAAATGTATTTAGCAGACTAAACAAAAGAGACCTGACCTGCATTGAAAGGTGAAGGACAAGTGAGTTGGTAGAATGTATATATACTTACAATTTGGTAGACTATAACCTTTGAAACCATCAAGTCCCATCACTTTCATTTGCTTTGCAAGTTCACATCTTTCAAACGTTTTCCCACTTGCAATTGCAAGTATGACAAGAAGTCCTCCAAAGATAAGCACCTTCATGGTTAAACTAGGAGATTGTGTGGCAGTAAGTTAAAATGTCCTTTATATAAGGGCAATGCGATGCCACTTCCTTCTTTGTAGACAATGTACAAGGTACTGTCAGGAAAGCTAGTTTATCTAGTTCCCCTAGTCTGAGTGACATGGGAATTACCCACAAATATGCTTTTACTATTCACATTTAGCTTTCACATTTGTATAAAATTGTTaacaagaaaaagaaagaaagaaaatgagAGAAAAGTGTAATACTAGTAATATTAATATGGATCGTACACCTGATGCAGCAGGTAATCCAGCAGCTTATCAGTGACACATATTAATAAATTTAACAATCATGCCCCTGATGTACAGTGACAAATGTAATTTGCCAATAGCCATATATCAAAAAGAAGCTGATATAAAAAGTATCCACAATTCAAAAGAACAAAGGCAgaaatgagcaaatctacagtaggaatgaagtgaaTGGCTTCATTCTTATCTGTATTccactcatcaggctgcgggctttaaAGTTTGCTCTGtcgcttctccccgggtgctgggaaaagatggatcctgtACTGGGAAGCTAAAAGTTACCAGGACTGGatgcatcttttcccagcacccggaaaGGAGTGGCAGACAGTGGAGCAgtcttcaaagcctgcagcctgacagGCAGAATGTAGATAGAAACAAAGTGATtggcttcattcctactgtagattcgcttatctctaaacaAAGAGATAAAATTCTTGAAAGTAAACAGTTTAATAAAGAAATACTCATGAAACCTACAAATAAATTACAGTACGCATAAGATGTTTCACAGGTGGTAAATACACAGATATAAAAATAGATGATATTGAACCTTTAGGCCATGAACacacgtctttttttggccgtctGATGGCCGTTTTTTGGACGGACATTATTTTGCGGCTAAATAACGGCTATTATGTCAGAACAATGTCCGTTGCTTTGAAATAATGGCTATCCAAAATGGTCATTGCACCTagcaaatgacggccatccaaaaatCTAAGTAATCCTTGAGACAGGTTCATTTTTtggacggatggcggaatctgtcagtgcctagaatggagtctgtggcacGGGTGGAAATGCGTGCAGCCGCCAGAGTCCGAgagtgggtgcgagctgcggaatccgcaactgTTTTTT from Dendropsophus ebraccatus isolate aDenEbr1 chromosome 1, aDenEbr1.pat, whole genome shotgun sequence includes these protein-coding regions:
- the LYZ gene encoding lysozyme C, with protein sequence MKVLIFGGLLVILAIASGKTFERCELAKQMKVMGLDGFKGYSLPNWVCTAFYESSFNTASINFNRGDNSTDYGILQINSRWWCNDYKTPRSHNACNINCQALLSDDITESVKCAKRVVSDPNGMSAWVAWRNHCEGKDLSGWIRGCQLNF